The Sphingomonas sp. IW22 sequence TTGTTTGATCGCCCCGGCCACCACAGCAAACCCGCGCCCGGCATCGCCGGCACGCGCCGCCTCGATCGTGGCGTTCAGGGCCAGCATGTTCACTTCGCCCGCGATGCTGCCGATGATCTGGGCAATCGCGCCGATCGATTCGGCGGATCTGCCCAGCGCCTCGGTCCGGGCGGCGCCGTCGCCCACCACCGACACGGCATCGGCCACCAGCGCCTGTGCCGCGCGCGTGTCATCGGCCACGCCGGTCAGGGCGTGCAGCAGGGCGCGGCCCTCGGCCTCGATCTCCTCAAGATGGCGTGCGCCACGGGCGGTGGTGGACGCCATTTCGGCAGCGCGCGTGCCTGCGTCGGCGGCGCGGACGTCGGTGGCGTTGCCGTGATCCTTGATCGCGTCGGCAAGCTGGGCCAGTTCGCACGCCAGCCGCTCAACCTCGGCTTCGAAACCGATGCTGGCCTGTTCGATCCGCGTTGCCCGTTCCAGCTGGCCGCGCGCGCGCTCAGCCTCGTTGCGGGCGGCCAGCAGCACCAGCCGCCGGTTCGACAGTGTGGCGAACAGCCGCCCCGCGCGCGTCAGGATCATGCCCTCGCTGCCGTCAGCCGCCTGATAGCATGCGATCAACTCTGCCACCGGACGCCCCGCATCCACGATCGGCACAGCGCGGATATAATCGCACAGGCTGGCGCCATAGGCCGGGTTGCGCAGCAGCGCGTGCCCATAGGGGTTTAGCAGCAGCTGGCGGATATCGCGCTCCAGCAGGCCACCGACCGGGCGCACATCGTCATCGACCACCGCGATGAAGCGTGCGTCTGGATTGCGCTGGAACAGATCGGCCGCCACCTCAAGCCGGGCATCGCGGGCGATCGCCAGGGGCGCGCGCTCGGCGGGGGTCAGCCAGTCGACGTTGCCGCCGGTGGGTGCGTCGGGGATGGCGGTGGTCGACGGTCGAAACATGCTGCATCTGCTAAGGGCGGTGCGTTAACGCGTGCTTAGGATTTGGTGACACTTCAATGACGGCAATACGGCGATCGGTGCGCAGTGGTTGCATGGCAGACCCCTGCATGATAGCGCGCGCCGCTTGAACGGGGCGCTTCGTCCCGCCCTTCGAACACAGGCGTTTTCGACCCCATCATGTTCGTTTCTCCCGCATTCGCTCAATCCGCCGGCGCAGCGTCGCCCGGCATCGCTGGTCAGATCATCGGCATCGCGCCGCTTATCCTGATCTTTGTCGCCTTTTATTTCCTGATGATCCGTCCGCAGCAAAAGCGGATGCGCACGCTTCAGAACGCGATCGCCAATGCAAAGCGCGGCGATACCGTGGTCACTGGCGGCGGCCTGGTCGGCAAGGTGACCAAGGTCGAGGATCAGCATCTTGAGGTCGAGATCGCCCCCAATGTCCGCGTGCGCGTGGTCAAGGGGACGATTGCCGATGTGACGCCGCTGGGCGGCAAGCCGGCCAACGACTGATGCTGGACTTTCCGGCCTGGAAGAAGTGGCTCACCTGGGCCACGGTGGTTTTCGGCGTCCTGCTGTCGGTGCCGTCGCTGTTGCCGCCGTCGGTTTCGAACCAGCTTCCCGGCTGGATGACGCGGACCACGGTCAATCTCGGCCTCGATCTGGCGGGCGGCAGCTATATTCTGCTCGAAGCGCAGACCAGCGACGTCCGCAATCAGCGCCTTGAGTCGATGCGGGACACCATTTTAGGTGAAATGCGCCGCGCGCCGCGCATTGCCATCGGTGACATTTCGACTCGCGACGGTCGCGTCAGCTTCATGGTCCGCGACGTCAGCCAGGTCGATGCCGTGCGTGAGCGGCTGTTGCCGCTGACGGCGGGCGCGGGGCTGACCGGCCAGCGCGACTGGGATATCGAAGTGCGCGACACCACGCGCTTTGTGATGACCCCGACCGAAGCGGGCCTGACACAGGCGGTCGAGCAGGCGATGGTCGACGCGACCGAAGTCGTGCGTCGCCGCGTCGACGAACTGGGGACCCGCGAACCGACGATCATTCGTCAGGGCGCGAACCGTATCGTCGTGCAGGTTCCGGGT is a genomic window containing:
- a CDS encoding methyl-accepting chemotaxis protein: MFRPSTTAIPDAPTGGNVDWLTPAERAPLAIARDARLEVAADLFQRNPDARFIAVVDDDVRPVGGLLERDIRQLLLNPYGHALLRNPAYGASLCDYIRAVPIVDAGRPVAELIACYQAADGSEGMILTRAGRLFATLSNRRLVLLAARNEAERARGQLERATRIEQASIGFEAEVERLACELAQLADAIKDHGNATDVRAADAGTRAAEMASTTARGARHLEEIEAEGRALLHALTGVADDTRAAQALVADAVSVVGDGAARTEALGRSAESIGAIAQIIGSIAGEVNMLALNATIEAARAGDAGRGFAVVAGAIKQLSTQTARAADTVATHVADVQAAIADVTEAHRRIDGAVRSIADRSTRIMDAAETQRGTMHTIATHVGEAASGAEAMRAQAQGIGDQATLARESSAEMQTLAERLAAQARALAGQARGFLNEVRADTSFAPTA
- the yajC gene encoding preprotein translocase subunit YajC: MFVSPAFAQSAGAASPGIAGQIIGIAPLILIFVAFYFLMIRPQQKRMRTLQNAIANAKRGDTVVTGGGLVGKVTKVEDQHLEVEIAPNVRVRVVKGTIADVTPLGGKPAND